A genomic segment from Aegilops tauschii subsp. strangulata cultivar AL8/78 chromosome 1, Aet v6.0, whole genome shotgun sequence encodes:
- the LOC109771886 gene encoding uncharacterized protein encodes MFHAARPPRPTGVSAERGFPQLCGGRMAALPRPSPHPLSPPLAAGGTVVRVRGEAEVARGRRQGGGDGAERQEVAVAAGGDNVAVSGGLVGDSAAGVSGLVALEERGCGGGKLQRKRGLEFPARPPPKRRAVSAVRHFPPGCGRDAPPLIVGGDDDGLPVGTAPSSGARPAGSSAREEGGLSLQTAPANADVPVPEKLTASDSGAPVSDGDHRGPEAAEVKSSDSTERGADLVVKGRGRTRPISRLLAKRRMISANRRFPPGCGMDVVVLPLASRGGDEVGLQLEALPPGGGLGALEDGRCSNVCATAMGTTEAVGKNALDAIVNVQELEEGEIPPEPYQVLQEFPVTHSNIMPELTADGLDEKISVNMLQRKGESVSWEVAEDLKVMNECEGSSPKAASKLSAEAPLKEYLGDTTEAVRKNALDVIVEVQELEEGELPTEPDHVLQENPVTHNNSLHELTAGTLECVVPSMVDAEPPLRHLSNEKIPVNMLEHKGESVSWEVAEDLKVMKKCKGNSPKAASKPPPEDPLKEYLGDKKVSESCSMKSAPLDVEAGVHGDGIMRRMVTFTARNYPEEGNSPKGASKPSPEDPLKEYLVDKKVSESSAPLDVAAGVHGDGIMRRVVSFTARKTSRLPVEANHKSALVNLDRPCSMGKEKESVATMSESFAPTKKLKIKGPSQSKYLPMNTISTSVLHSKEKLKHEEASHLEDDEVLNAIAVEANHKSPLVNLDRPCSMGNVKESVVTMSESFAPRKKLKIKGPAQSKYLPMNTISSKENLKHEEASHLEDDEVLNAIAVHEGKLEMYLNDPSWRHMQHGGQTADARSKVRMICRRFQFICRTIVQAVEQGSLKSRRIDLAADKLIRKLPGFTKQGPIVGKVPGVEIGDEFLYRVELAIVGLHRPYQGGIDTTKDINGMPIAISIVASGGYPDDLSSSGEIIYTGSGGKPAGKKENEDQKLVRGNLALKNCIKTETPVRVIHGFKGPNREEGSHSKAKEVSIFTYDGLYHVVQCWQEGLPGSRVFKYRLQRISGQPELPLHVAKVLRKSVARPGLCIADISQGKEKIPICVVNNIDAARPASFKYITRIKGSSLTAKRSHQGCDCTNGCSDSASCACVLKNGGEFPFNFNGAVVHAKPLIYECGPSCRCPPSCHSRVSQHGMKIPLEVFRTTKTGWGVRSLRSISAGSFICEYVGELLHSDEANQRMNDEYLFDIGHNYDIWKGMPSVVPGLSSSGPRSVTMDDDRAFTIDAAEYGNIGRFINHSCSPNLYAQNILWDHDDKRVPHIMFFAAENISPLQELTYDYNYEIDHVRDMNGEVKVKYCHCGSPQCRDRLY; translated from the coding sequence ATGTTCCACGCCGCGCGGCCACCGAGACCGACGGGCGTGTCCGCGGAGCGCGGCTTCCCGCAGCTCTGCGGCGGACGCATGGCCGCGCTTCCTCGACCTTCGCCGCATCCACTTTCTCCTCCTCTCGCCGCGGGCGGGACCGTCGTGCGGGTGCGCGGCGAGGCGGAGGTGGCCCGTGGGCGACGCCAAGGGGGCGGTGACGGAGCGGAGCGCCAGGAGGTGGCGGTTGCGGCGGGAGGGGATAATGTCGCGGTATCCGGCGGTTTGGTTGGGGACAGCGCGGCGGGGGTTTCTGGCCTGGTGGCTCTGGAGGAGAGGGGATGCGGAGGCGGTAAACTACAGAGGAAGAGGGGTTTGGAGTTCCCCGCGCGTCCGCCGCCCAAGCGGAGGGCCGTCTCCGCCGTGCGACACTTTCCACCTGGCTGCGGGAGGGACGCGCCGCCTCTGATCGtgggcggcgacgacgacggttTGCCGGTTGGAACTGCACCTTCCAGTGGTGCTCGTCCCGCGGGCAGCAGTGCCAGAGAGGAGGGTGGCTTGTCGCTGCAAACTGCGCCTGCCAATGCTGATGTGCCTGTGCCGGAGAAGCTGACGGCTTCTGATAGTGGCGCTCCAGTGTCAGATGGGGATCATCGTGGTCCAGAGGCCGCGGAGGTGAAATCTTCGGATAGCACAGAAAGAGGTGCTGATTTGGTGGTGAAAGGCAGGGGAAGGACACGGCCAATCTCGCGATTGCTAGCGAAGCGGAGGATGATATCTGCCAACCGCCGCTTCCCTCCAGGCTGCGGGATGGACGTGGTGGTGCTTCCACTTGCTAGCAGAGGAGGTGATGAGGTTGGTTTGCAGCTTGAAGCCCTGCCTCCTGGTGGTGGTTTGGGTGCATTGGAGGACGGCCGGTGTTCCAATGTGTGTGCCACTGCCATGGGCACTACAGAAGCGGTCGGCAAGAATGCTTTGGATGCAATAGTAAATGTACAGGAACTGGAGGAGGGTGAGATTCCTCCGGAGCCTTATCAGGTCCTCCAAGAGTTTCCAGTTACTCACAGCAATATCATGCCTGAGCTTACGGCTGATGGACTTGATGAAAAAATCTCAGTGAACATGCTGCAGCGCAAGGGGGAGAGTGTATCATGGGAAGTTGCTGAAGATCTCAAGGTGATGAACGAATGCGAAGGCAGTTCACCCAAGGCTGCTAGTAAACTTTCTGCTGAAGCTCCTCTGAAAGAATATCTTGGGGATACTACAGAAGCGGTCCGCAAGAATGCTTTGGATGTAATAGTAGAGGTACAGGAATTGGAGGAAGGTGAGCTTCCTACGGAGCCTGACCATGTCCTCCAAGAGAACCCAGTTACTCACAATAATAGCCTGCATGAGCTTACAGCTGGTACCCTTGAGTGTGTTGTGCCGTCAATGGTTGATGCGGAACCTCCCTTGAGGCATTTATCTAATGAGAAGATCCCTGTGAACATGTTGGAGCACAAGGGGGAGAGTGTATCATGGGAAGTTGCTGAAGATCTCAAGGTGATGAAAAAATGCAAAGGCAATTCACCCAAGGCTGCTAGTAAACCTCCTCCTGAAGATCCTCTGAAAGAATATCTTGGGGATAAGAAAGTGTctgaaagttgtagcatgaaaaGTGCACCTCTTGATGTGGAAGCAGGGGTACACGGCGACGGTATCATGAGACGTATGGTAACATTCACAGCTAGAAATTATCCTGAAGAAGGCAATTCACCCAAGGGTGCTAGTAAACCTTCTCCTGAAGATCCTCTGAAAGAATATCTTGTGGATAAGAAAGTGTCTGAAAGTAGTGCACCTCTTGATGTGGCAGCGGGGGTACATGGTGACGGTATCATGAGACGTGTGGTATCATTCACAGCTAGAAAAACATCTCGGTTACCTGTTGAAGCAAATCATAAGTCCGCGCTGGTTAATCTGGATAGACCGTGTTCTATGGGCAAGGAGAAGGAGTCCGTTGCCACTATGAGCGAATCCTTTGCTCCCACGAAGAAGTTAAAGATAAAAGGTCCATCTCAAAGTAAATATCTTCCCATGAATACCATTTCTACATCTGTATTGCATAGCAAGGAAAAATTGAAGCATGAAGAGGCTTCCCACTTGGAAGATGATGAAGTTTTGAATGCAATAGCTGTTGAAGCAAATCATAAGTCCCCGCTGGTTAATCTCGATAGACCATGTTCTATGGGCAATGTGAAGGAGTCTGTTGTCACTATGAGCGAATCCTTTGCTCCCAGGAAGAAGTTAAAGATAAAAGGTCCAGCTCAAAGTAAATATCTTCCCATGAATACCATTTCTAGCAAGGAAAATTTGAAGCATGAAGAGGCTTCCCACTTGGAAGATGATGAAGTTTTGAATGCAATAGCTGTTCATGAAGGAAAGCTTGAGATGTACCTCAATGATCCCTCATGGCGTCACATGCAACATGGTGGTCAGACCGCTGATGCTCGGAGCAAAGTCAGGATGATTTGCAGAAGGTTTCAGTTTATATGCAGGACTATCGTTCAAGCTGTGGAACAAGGTTCACTGAAGAGCCGTAGAATTGATCTTGCCGCTGATAAACTAATCAGAAAATTACCGGGCTTTACCAAACAGGGGCCTATTGTAGGTAAAGTTCCTGGTGTTGAAATTGGTGATGAATTTTTATACAGAGTAGAGTTAGCCATTGTTGGTCTTCACCGCCCGTACCAAGGAGGCATTGACACCACAAAGGATATTAATGGTATGCCTATTGCCATAAGCATTGTTGCGTCTGGAGGTTACCCTGACGACTTGTCGAGCTCAGGTGAAATAATATACACTGGCTCTGGAGGAAAGCCTGCTGGCAAAAAGGAGAATGAGGATCAAAAGCTTGTGCGCGGGAACCTTGCCCTGAAGAATTGTATCAAAACAGAGACGCCTGTCCGAGTAATTCATGGTTTTAAAGGTCCAAATAGAGAGGAAGGTAGTCATTCAAAGGCCAAAGAAGTCTCAATATTTACTTATGATGGGCTCTATCATGTGGTGCAGTGCTGGCAAGAAGGTCTACCAGGTTCAAGGGTCTTCAAATACAGGTTGCAAAGGATTTCTGGACAACCAGAGTTACCTCTGCATGTTGCTAAAGTGTTGAGAAAGTCTGTAGCGCGTCCTGGCCTGTGCATAGCAGATATATCGCAAGGGAAGGAGAAGATCCCCATCTGTGTGGTCAATAATATTGATGCTGCACGTCCAGCATCATTTAAATACATTACTAGAATCAAAGGTTCATCCTTAACTGCAAAAAGAAGTCATCAGGGTTGTGACTGCACCAATGGCTGCTCAGATTCTGCTAGCTGTGCTTGTGTTTTGAAGAATGGAGGAGAATTCCCATTTAACTTCAATGGTGCAGTTGTCCATGCAAAGCCCCTCATATATGAGTGTGGTCCATCCTGTAGGTGCCCTCCTTCATGCCATAGCAGGGTCAGCCAGCATGGTATGAAAATACCACTGGAAGTATTCAGAACAACCAAGACAGGTTGGGGTGTAAGATCCTTAAGGTCCATCTCTGCTGGCAGCTTTATATGTGAGTATGTTGGTGAGCTGTTGCATAGCGACGAAGCTAACCAGAGAATGAATGACGAATACTTGTTCGACATAGGACATAACTATGATATCTGGAAAGGGATGCCATCAGTTGTTCCAGGTCTGAGTTCTTCTGGCCCTCGCTCTGTGACCATGGACGATGATAGGGCCTTCACAATAGATGCAGCTGAGTATGGTAATATTGGAAGATTCATCAACCATAGCTGTTCACCAAACCTCTACGCACAGAATATTCTTTGGGACCATGACGACAAAAGAGTGCCACATATCATGTTCTTTGCTGCTGAGAATATTTCACCTCTACAGGAGCTGACTTATGACTATAATTACGAAATAGATCATGTTCGTGACATGAATGGCGAAGTAAAAGTCAAATACTGCCATTGTGGTTCTCCACAGTGCCGCGACAGGCTTTATTAA